TCCTCTGATCTGTTTAATGTCCTGCGACTCTGgaggagggacaggaggggacCTGGATTGGGTGGAGATGGGAAAAGTAAAAGAGGTGCCCTGCTGGTTCTTGTTTTGGTCCAGACTTTTGGCTCAGCTTGGTCCCAGCAACAGTCCACCTGCCCTACTTCCTGTGAATGTTCTGAGGCTGCCACGACTGTAAAATGTGTGAACAAGAATCTTGTAGAGTTGCCACAAAATATTCCCTCTTACGTGAAGAATCTCTTTATTACAGGCAACAACATAAAAAGCCTACAAAAAGAGGCATTCACGCAACCACAGCCTCTACTCGATCTAACCAACCTTAATCTCAGTGGGAACCACTTCCGAGAATTGAGTAATAATGTGTTCAGCAACCTACTCAGTCTGAGAAATCTTGATCTCAGCCACAATATGTTGGAGAGAATGAGCAACTTTTCATTTCAATGGGGAGAGCATCGCAGCAACCCTCTGCAAGAACTGAACCTCAGCAATTCCTTTAGCAATGAAACATTAATCTCTCAGTTCCAGGCATCCATGCAGAATGGAGCTTTAAACAACCTCCGCAAACTGGACCTGAGTGGGAACAATATATTCTATATGCCTGAGGGCACGTTCAGTTCATTGCCCAGCCTTAAACATCTTGACCTGAGTAACAATTCCCTGGTGAGTTTGCAGCCAGGGATCTTTACAAACCTGAGCCAGCTCCAGACTCTGGATCTTAGCAACAATGCTCTGAAGTGCCTGAAAAACTCCACGCTTTTTGATCTTCCTAACCAACCAGGCTTGTTAATCAACCTCAACAACAACAGCTGGGTATGTGACTGCCAGATTGAGGATTTTGCCAGATGGCTAAATAAGACTACAATAGTGGAGGGAGCACCCAGTCTCTTGTGTTCCTTTCCGGACAAGATGAGAGACACACCGATTGTTGAGCTTAAATTCGCAGAAGTTGAATGTGTATCCGTTGATGACAACAACAGCTTGCAGACCTCCTATGTTTTCCTGGGCATCGTTCTAGCTCTTATTGGTGTAATCTTCCTGCTAGTTTTATATTTGAACAGGAAAGGCATCAAAAAGTGGATGTACAACATAAGAGATGCTTGCAGGGATCACATGGAGGGATACCATTACAGATATGAGATCAATGCAGACCCCCGGTTAACAAACTTGAGTTCAAACTCAGATGTATAAAAACGTGAACATAAACTCTGTTAtgttaaacaaaaaaacttattttCAAACAAGAGCAACACTTACACTAACTATGCATGAACCTTGTGTATAGACAATGCATCAAACCCTGTTTTTGCTCTCCTCTCTCCCTGCtggaacacaaaaaaatgacaccaTGCAGGGCTTTTGAATGCCTCTGTTTGACTGAAGTTTATTGCTGCATTCTAACTTTGTACTATAGAAGCTGAATATCCTCGCATGCTGAATATCCATACACAAGAGACTTGACTCATTCTTTGCTTTTCTTATGTTGTGGGATTAATCCCTGGGGAAGGGAtttcaaaagacaaaaaaaaaatagtacaggagttttttttttctttcatgttttttttttctatctgatTCACATTTAAATTGGCTAGTACAAGCCATTGCCAACTCAGACCCCATTCAACGACAACTGCCTCAAATAGTTTAAAAAGATAAAATTGCATTTCTTTTCCCCtaagatttttgttgttgttgtttcgtTGGTCTTTGGATGCTCTGTCATGCTTCAAACTGTTATGTTGTTAGACAGCTAACCTTGTTTCAGAGCTTAGCATGAATAGCATAGGGATCATACTATAACGAGCATGTAGAAGTATATTTGTTCATTTGAAAATCTAAATTGAGAACTCACACAATAATGCTTTTTgcactcttatttttttttgtaaaaaaagaaaaaagaaaatgcagtTTACATAAAAAGCAGGTTTTCAGTAAACTGCACAATTTTAATAATTACAAATTCAATAAAGACTATGTTACAATAATTTTTGGTGtgttacatttttacattatccATGACAATATTTGCTCTGACCTGTTTTTAATTTTGGAAGTATGTGCAGGAAACTATTTTGGATAGTGCCTATTAAATAGCTTAAAAACGTTGTAACTGCTgaagaaaaaatacacacaagtatacaaatctatatttatttccCTAGATCAGGATATGGGAAGAGTTGAGAAGAGAAATTAATTTATAGACCAAAgcagccaaactagaaaaatatCTGAGTGAAGAATTGTCCTAGCTGTGCTATTGTGGACTAATATTTGCATTTCCTTTCTCAATTCTCAACAATTCCTGGTTTTGTCAACAAACCCcattgtgtcccccccccccccccctcaatctCTGATTGtaacaaataatttatttaatcATTATTGTGTACAAAATACCTCTCTTGtagctttttttttactaaaatgtgaaATCTTTCATTTGCATgtctaatacatttttaaattgctCCCAAATATGCAAGGGTCAGTGCATGTATATTTTAACTCATCTCTGATACGTTTTATTTGAAGGGATCAATATCTCCTGTGCTGTGTGAAATCATTTTGTGAAAAGCTGATTTCGGACAAAATGTATTTCAGCaatatctatctttttttttttttttcttgaacttGTCTTAAAGCAAATATTTCAAAAATGCCCTTTAAAGTCTTATGTCAAAATGAATgtgtaattaaattattattttttatttcgatTTGGAA
This region of Pelobates fuscus isolate aPelFus1 chromosome 2, aPelFus1.pri, whole genome shotgun sequence genomic DNA includes:
- the TPBG gene encoding trophoblast glycoprotein isoform X2, with protein sequence MDQLEQQEREVRALCSAWSCCFLRCADCWLLLQEGDCSRFTISTLGNNIKSLQKEAFTQPQPLLDLTNLNLSGNHFRELSNNVFSNLLSLRNLDLSHNMLERMSNFSFQWGEHRSNPLQELNLSNSFSNETLISQFQASMQNGALNNLRKLDLSGNNIFYMPEGTFSSLPSLKHLDLSNNSLVSLQPGIFTNLSQLQTLDLSNNALKCLKNSTLFDLPNQPGLLINLNNNSWVCDCQIEDFARWLNKTTIVEGAPSLLCSFPDKMRDTPIVELKFAEVECVSVDDNNSLQTSYVFLGIVLALIGVIFLLVLYLNRKGIKKWMYNIRDACRDHMEGYHYRYEINADPRLTNLSSNSDV
- the TPBG gene encoding trophoblast glycoprotein isoform X1, translating into MISSDLFNVLRLWRRDRRGPGLGGDGKSKRGALLVLVLVQTFGSAWSQQQSTCPTSCECSEAATTVKCVNKNLVELPQNIPSYVKNLFITGNNIKSLQKEAFTQPQPLLDLTNLNLSGNHFRELSNNVFSNLLSLRNLDLSHNMLERMSNFSFQWGEHRSNPLQELNLSNSFSNETLISQFQASMQNGALNNLRKLDLSGNNIFYMPEGTFSSLPSLKHLDLSNNSLVSLQPGIFTNLSQLQTLDLSNNALKCLKNSTLFDLPNQPGLLINLNNNSWVCDCQIEDFARWLNKTTIVEGAPSLLCSFPDKMRDTPIVELKFAEVECVSVDDNNSLQTSYVFLGIVLALIGVIFLLVLYLNRKGIKKWMYNIRDACRDHMEGYHYRYEINADPRLTNLSSNSDV